One segment of Panicum virgatum strain AP13 chromosome 1K, P.virgatum_v5, whole genome shotgun sequence DNA contains the following:
- the LOC120705563 gene encoding homeobox-leucine zipper protein HOX7-like isoform X2: MELELSLGDSPALAKCTSTPMLTPTYAGKEDHELVLELGVGTAKRTEQDNQKTPKQPGEDAQDQEDDGEACFRSESPVELSLGCPLLPASAETGSANSEECRRGFEVNTVVVDGESAQGRSLSTSSLPREVSVRQAADQEAAEDEENSGVGRGVRKKLRLSKEQSALLEDSFKEHSTLTPQKSDLAKQLKLRPRQVEVWFQNRRARTKLKQTEVDCEYLKRCCEALAQENRRLHREVAELRALRTAPYPFYGHLPAAGFSTACVCPSCDDKVIAAHHSSITATSLAVPPPSPVSTLFARPHFGPFTIHPVLRRQPSATS; encoded by the exons ATGGAGCTTGAGCTTAGTCTAGGGGACTCTCCAGCTCTGGCTAAGTGCACTTCCACACCTATGCTGACACCTACATACGCAGGTAAAGAAGACCATGAGCTTGTGCTGGAGCTAGGCGTAGGAACAGCCAAAAGAACTGAACAAGACAATCAGAAGACACCCAAGCAACCAGGAGAAGATGCGCAGGATCAGGAAGATGATGGTGAAGCATGTTTTCGAAGCGAATCACCTGTCGAGCTAAGCCTCGGCTGCCCGCTGCTTCCTGCCTCAGCAGAAACAG GGAGTGCGAATTCAGAGGAGTGCAGACGAGGATTTGAGGTGAACACTGTTGTTGTGGATGGAGAGTCAGCACAAGGAAGATCATTGTCGACATCGTCCTTGCCTAGGGAGGTTTCTGTTCGGCAGGCAGCTGATCAGGAAGCTGCAGAGGATGAGGAGAATAGTGGGGTCGGCAGGGGAGTGAGGAAGAAGCTAAGGCTGTCCAAGGAACAGTCTGCGCTCCTAGAGGATAGCTTCAAGGAGCACAGCACACTGACCCCA CAGAAGAGCGATCTAGCGAAGCAGCTGAAACTTCGGCCACGCCAAGTGGAGGTCTGGTTTCAGAACAGAAGAGCTAG GACAAAGCTAAAGCAAACAGAGGTGGACTGCGAGTATCTGAAGCGTTGCTGCGAGGCGCTAGCGCAGGAGAACCGGAGGCTCCATAGGGAGGTGGCGGAGCTGCGTGCCCTGCGGACTGCCCCGTACCCGTTCTACGGCCATCTACCTGCTGCAGGGTTTAGCACTGCCTGCGTGTGCCCCTCCTGCGATGACAAGGTCATCGCGGCTCACCATTCCTCTATCACTGCAACATCACTGGCGgtgccaccgccgtcgccggtgtCCACCTTGTTCGCCAGGCCTCACTTCGGACCCTTCACCATCCACCCGGTGCTCCGCCGCCAGCCGTCAGCGACCTCTTGA
- the LOC120705563 gene encoding homeobox-leucine zipper protein HOX7-like isoform X1: MELELSLGDSPALAKCTSTPMLTPTYAGKEDHELVLELGVGTAKRTEQDNQKTPKQPGEDAQDQEDDGEACFRSESPVELSLGCPLLPASAETGSANSEECRRGFEVNTVVVDGESAQGRSLSTSSLPREVSVRQAADQEAAEDEENSGVGRGVRKKLRLSKEQSALLEDSFKEHSTLTPKQKSDLAKQLKLRPRQVEVWFQNRRARTKLKQTEVDCEYLKRCCEALAQENRRLHREVAELRALRTAPYPFYGHLPAAGFSTACVCPSCDDKVIAAHHSSITATSLAVPPPSPVSTLFARPHFGPFTIHPVLRRQPSATS, translated from the exons ATGGAGCTTGAGCTTAGTCTAGGGGACTCTCCAGCTCTGGCTAAGTGCACTTCCACACCTATGCTGACACCTACATACGCAGGTAAAGAAGACCATGAGCTTGTGCTGGAGCTAGGCGTAGGAACAGCCAAAAGAACTGAACAAGACAATCAGAAGACACCCAAGCAACCAGGAGAAGATGCGCAGGATCAGGAAGATGATGGTGAAGCATGTTTTCGAAGCGAATCACCTGTCGAGCTAAGCCTCGGCTGCCCGCTGCTTCCTGCCTCAGCAGAAACAG GGAGTGCGAATTCAGAGGAGTGCAGACGAGGATTTGAGGTGAACACTGTTGTTGTGGATGGAGAGTCAGCACAAGGAAGATCATTGTCGACATCGTCCTTGCCTAGGGAGGTTTCTGTTCGGCAGGCAGCTGATCAGGAAGCTGCAGAGGATGAGGAGAATAGTGGGGTCGGCAGGGGAGTGAGGAAGAAGCTAAGGCTGTCCAAGGAACAGTCTGCGCTCCTAGAGGATAGCTTCAAGGAGCACAGCACACTGACCCCA AAGCAGAAGAGCGATCTAGCGAAGCAGCTGAAACTTCGGCCACGCCAAGTGGAGGTCTGGTTTCAGAACAGAAGAGCTAG GACAAAGCTAAAGCAAACAGAGGTGGACTGCGAGTATCTGAAGCGTTGCTGCGAGGCGCTAGCGCAGGAGAACCGGAGGCTCCATAGGGAGGTGGCGGAGCTGCGTGCCCTGCGGACTGCCCCGTACCCGTTCTACGGCCATCTACCTGCTGCAGGGTTTAGCACTGCCTGCGTGTGCCCCTCCTGCGATGACAAGGTCATCGCGGCTCACCATTCCTCTATCACTGCAACATCACTGGCGgtgccaccgccgtcgccggtgtCCACCTTGTTCGCCAGGCCTCACTTCGGACCCTTCACCATCCACCCGGTGCTCCGCCGCCAGCCGTCAGCGACCTCTTGA